One window of Sinorhizobium numidicum genomic DNA carries:
- a CDS encoding alpha-glucosidase family protein — protein METVSRSGEDWWRGAVIYQVYPRSFQDTDGDGIGDLRGVTRRLPHIASLGVDAVWLSPFFRSPQADMGYDVSDYCDVDPMFGTLADFDAMLEEAHRLGLKVVIDQVISHTSDRHPWFIESRSNRTNRKADWYVWADPKPDGTAPNNWLSVFGGPAWEWDGVRKQYYLHNFLSSQPDLNFHNPEVQEAVLSTVRFWLDRGVDGFRLDTVNFYFHDLHLRDNPPLVPDPDATTRDSPDVNPYGMQDHLHDKSQPENIGFLRRVRALLDEYDGRATVGEVGDGARSLRIVADYTSGGDKLHMCYTFDLLGPEFTARHIRRCVERFQSAVVDGWVCWAFSNHDVMRHVSRFAQHEVEEEKVAKLAISLLAVLRGSICLYQGEELGLPEAELAFDELRDPYGIRFWPAFKGRDGCRTPMVWERDLVNAGFSTSIPWLPVREAQRLLAVDAQTGIAGSVLEHYRQTLEFRRAHQSLIDGDMTFIGSNQDVLTFIREGNGERLLFVFNLTREPQTVQLAIDTAVAEVQPMPGFAPAFADNAIALAGLDVFCGRLR, from the coding sequence ATGGAGACTGTATCGAGATCGGGTGAAGACTGGTGGCGCGGCGCGGTGATCTACCAGGTCTATCCGCGGTCCTTCCAGGATACCGACGGCGATGGTATCGGCGATCTTCGCGGTGTGACCCGGCGGCTGCCGCACATTGCTTCGCTCGGCGTCGATGCCGTCTGGCTGTCTCCGTTCTTCAGGTCTCCGCAGGCGGACATGGGATACGATGTCTCCGACTATTGCGACGTCGATCCGATGTTCGGCACGCTCGCTGATTTCGACGCGATGCTGGAGGAGGCACATCGGCTGGGCCTGAAAGTCGTCATCGATCAGGTGATCTCACATACATCGGACCGGCATCCCTGGTTCATCGAGAGCCGCTCGAACAGAACCAATCGGAAGGCCGACTGGTATGTTTGGGCTGATCCGAAGCCGGATGGCACGGCGCCGAACAACTGGCTGTCAGTCTTTGGGGGCCCTGCCTGGGAATGGGACGGCGTGCGCAAGCAATACTACTTGCACAATTTCCTGAGCTCGCAGCCCGATCTCAACTTCCATAATCCGGAGGTGCAGGAGGCGGTGCTGTCGACCGTCCGGTTCTGGCTCGATCGCGGCGTCGATGGTTTCCGGCTCGACACCGTGAACTTCTACTTCCACGACCTGCATTTGCGGGATAACCCGCCGCTTGTTCCCGATCCGGATGCGACGACCAGAGATTCGCCGGACGTCAATCCTTACGGGATGCAGGATCATCTCCACGATAAGAGCCAGCCGGAGAACATCGGCTTCCTCCGCCGGGTGAGGGCGCTGCTCGATGAGTATGACGGCCGCGCCACCGTTGGCGAGGTCGGCGACGGGGCGCGCTCCTTGCGGATCGTTGCCGACTATACCAGCGGCGGTGACAAGCTGCACATGTGCTATACCTTCGACCTTCTCGGGCCGGAATTCACCGCACGCCATATCCGCCGCTGCGTCGAGCGTTTCCAGTCGGCCGTCGTCGACGGATGGGTCTGCTGGGCGTTCTCCAACCATGATGTCATGCGTCACGTGAGCCGCTTCGCGCAGCACGAGGTGGAGGAGGAGAAGGTGGCGAAGCTTGCCATTTCCCTGCTTGCAGTCCTGCGCGGTTCAATCTGCCTTTACCAAGGCGAGGAGCTGGGCTTGCCGGAAGCTGAGCTGGCCTTCGACGAGCTGCGCGATCCCTACGGCATCCGTTTCTGGCCCGCATTCAAGGGCCGCGACGGCTGCCGGACGCCGATGGTCTGGGAAAGGGATCTGGTGAATGCGGGGTTTTCCACCAGCATTCCCTGGCTGCCGGTGCGCGAAGCGCAGCGGCTATTGGCGGTCGACGCGCAAACGGGCATTGCCGGCTCCGTGCTTGAGCATTATCGCCAGACGCTGGAGTTCCGCAGAGCCCATCAATCGCTTATCGATGGGGATATGACGTTCATCGGTTCAAACCAGGATGTCCTCACCTTCATAAGGGAGGGGAACGGCGAGCGGCTGCTCTTCGTCTTCAATCTGACGCGGGAACCGCAGACAGTCCAGCTTGCGATCGACACCGCCGTTGCCGAAGTCCAGCCGATGCCCGGCTTTGCACCGGCCTTCGCCGACAACGCAATAGCGCTCGCCGGCCTGGACGTTTTCTGCGGAAGGCTGCGATGA
- a CDS encoding sugar kinase, with translation MAGSMLSIGECMVELMQAEGDMLRKGYAGDTFNTAYYARLFLPTDWSVDYFTAVGTDIVSSEMLAFIENTGIGTGHIRRIEGLMPGLYMIHLKEGERSFSYWRSASAAKLLAEDPERLRAAIEASDVVFFSGITLAILAANTVETLLTELRRARASGKRVVFDPNIRPRLWGEPARMRATLEAGARAANLVMPSFDDEAAHFGDESVEATIDRYRALGVEDVAVKDGARGVTLHFTGEERVHVPAVAAAVVDTTSAGDSFNGAFLARLAAGDSPAEAAAFAVRVAAAVIGHHGALIRRDKLVPDHIL, from the coding sequence ATGGCTGGCAGCATGCTGTCGATCGGTGAGTGCATGGTCGAACTGATGCAGGCGGAAGGAGACATGCTGCGCAAGGGCTATGCGGGCGATACTTTCAACACCGCCTATTACGCTCGCCTCTTCTTGCCGACCGATTGGAGTGTTGATTATTTCACCGCCGTCGGCACCGATATCGTATCGAGCGAGATGCTGGCGTTTATCGAAAATACCGGCATTGGAACGGGCCACATCCGCAGGATCGAGGGCTTGATGCCGGGCCTCTACATGATCCATCTGAAGGAAGGCGAACGCAGCTTCTCCTATTGGCGCTCGGCCTCGGCCGCGAAGCTGCTCGCGGAGGATCCCGAGCGGCTGCGGGCGGCGATCGAAGCGTCCGACGTCGTCTTCTTTTCCGGAATCACACTCGCGATTCTCGCGGCTAACACCGTCGAGACGCTGCTCACGGAACTGCGGCGGGCAAGAGCGAGCGGCAAGCGGGTCGTCTTCGATCCGAACATTCGCCCGCGACTTTGGGGCGAGCCGGCCCGGATGCGCGCGACCCTGGAGGCGGGCGCGCGGGCGGCCAACCTGGTCATGCCGAGCTTCGACGACGAGGCAGCGCATTTTGGCGACGAGTCGGTCGAAGCAACGATCGACCGCTATCGGGCACTCGGTGTCGAAGACGTTGCAGTCAAGGACGGCGCCCGGGGCGTCACGCTTCACTTTACCGGCGAAGAACGCGTCCATGTTCCCGCCGTGGCGGCGGCGGTCGTCGACACCACCAGCGCCGGCGACAGCTTCAACGGAGCGTTTCTTGCCCGCCTTGCGGCAGGCGACAGTCCGGCCGAGGCAGCGGCCTTTGCTGTGCGTGTGGCCGCGGCCGTGATCGGCCATCACGGCGCATTGATCCGGCGCGACAAGCTGGTGCCAGACCACATCCTTTAA